In the genome of Neodiprion pinetum isolate iyNeoPine1 chromosome 2, iyNeoPine1.2, whole genome shotgun sequence, one region contains:
- the LOC124212251 gene encoding uncharacterized protein — translation MSHAELLRHLRELLAVCGARALAHLHSTGALRGYECLSVAASVIRQRGATRFAVVRALMAEYNERNDQVFQPLEFRAMLEDSAENEAALCDIVVDVADEAIASQEVALGRPAEEPVSTARDEFMMDDTSENEAALLEGCVACKELAIAEETGVNETMMNDRTAEEPISVGARDGGLMQTVGPFHVNEGASTSGIQIGGGRARRAPSYDSDVTLESDDDDADDDDETQTASDVTFEFDDDADDDETDGAYSGNMGRESEQESEAASEKESSQAPDDGADSLGNRSTVIGESTKFICKFAVTGRELRMKIAAPESGVNLVEWLEDAFRDLHAYAVATCRSSDYIGFTFSAESFNHGPAWLSFRPVRDSRYSDLWKLVFSVAQSASEFGVDSVFTVTVHSVGVPDGRGKPKPITHAGVLKKSVVQIVNSDGLCLPRALVVAKAHAEKGPNRSGALHEHYEMVRFARSSFQRAEARNLVANAGVEIPPTGCTVHEIAQFRNYLAREGFLITVYELGRLGTGEAGFNDGTAVVRANGTGDVRHRLNLLYYPEEQHYCPIVNLTAAAAGAFFCQPCNRKFNNGYEHRCSVKCPQCLSSPLCNSESREIECPDCRRVFRGNGCLEYHRRIGSFSPRRSVCATLRICRNCERFVNLSRRAHICETRFCVTCRCNRPYNHYCFMTPLKDATRPKRYIFIFYDFETQQCETVDGDATTNIHVPNLCVAQKVCTQCIHDPDISNGCSACGLVREFVFRREPVKELVDFATRPVQDFARIVCIAHNAKGFDAQFILRHMVERDGNPPQVILSGSKIIMLETGHTRFLDSLAYMPMALSALPKAFGLPTTSVKGIFPHLFNTPENVGYVGPLPAAKFHSPDTMSSDARAKFYSWYNEAVANDHLFDFDAELLSYCRSDVDILRRACVAFRDIFLECGRVCPFTESTTIASACSVLFRKNFLQPVRIGILPPGGYRLADAQSREALEWLVVKERELGIDIRHAGNGREFRIPETGRKVDGYHVAGDGTRHVYEFHGCFWHGCRKCLRINRDRRSVNGETLDRRYEETRAKISRMRELGYRVTEQRECEFDRSLTENEEMREYVATHPLIAGTATSEALNPRDAFYGGRTGNASRYYEVKTDATGNAYEEIRYVDVCSLYPFICKNGRFPVGHPTVYVGEECKLLTGSSGCDITRVEWLIKCRVLPPRNLYHPVLPVRMHDKLMFALCRSCCQSLNQDECRHDDEAAREFEGTWVSIELKKAVEMG, via the exons ATGTCACATGCGGAATTGCTTCGGCATTTGCGAGAGCTTCTGGCGGTCTGCGGGGCACGGGCCCTGGCGCACCTCCACAGCACCGGTGCGTTGCGGGGTTACGAGTGCCTTAGTGTAGCCGCGAGTGTGATTCGTCAGCGGGGTGCCACCCGCTTCGCCGTTGTTCGGGCGCTGATGGCTGAGTACAACGAGCGAAACG ATCAAGTTTTCCAACCGTTAGAATTTCGCGCGATGCTGGAGGACTCCGCGGAGAATGAGGCGGCTCTTTGCGATatcgtcgtcgacgtcgcCGATGAGGCGATTGCGTCGCAAGAAGTAGCGCTGGGGAGGCCCGCCGAGGAGCCGGTTTCTACCGCTCGTGACG AATTCATGATGGATGATACCAGCGAGAACGAGGCAGCTCTTCTCGAGGGCTGTGTTGCCTGCAAGGAGTTGGCGATTGCGGAAGAGACAGGGGTGAATGAGACGATGATGAACGATAGGACCGCCGAGGAGCCGATTTCTGTCGGAGCTCGTGACG GGGGTCTTATGCAAACTGTTGGACCGTTTCACGTGAACGAGGGCGCCAGTACCTCGGGCATACAGATCGGCGGGGGTAGGGCCCGGAGGGCTCCGAGTTACGATTCTGACGTGACATTAGAGTCAGACGATGACGAtgccgatgacgatgacgagacACAGACAGCTTCCGACGTGACGTTTGAATTCGACGACGATGCTGACGACGACGAGACAGACGGTGCATACTCTGGAAACATGGGGAGAGAATCGGAGCAGGAGAGTGAAGCTGCGAGCGAGAAGGAGTCAAGTCAGGCACCCGATGACGGGGCTGATTCACTGGGTAACCGTTCCACGGTTATCGGTGAATCAACGAAATTCATTTGTAAATTCGCGGTCACAGGGCGTGAGTTGCGAATGAAGATCGCGGCCCCTGAATCGGGTGTTAATCTAGTGGAGTGGCTGGAGGACGCGTTCAGAGACCTGCATGCGTATGCCGTAGCAACGTGTCGGAGTAGCGACTACATAGGTTTCACGTTTAGCGCGGAGAGTTTTAATCATGGTCCTGCGTGGTTATCGTTTCGGCCGGTGAGGGATTCGCGGTACAGTGACCTCTGGAAGTTAGTTTTCAGCGTAGCCCAGAGCGCATCAGAGTTTGGCGTCGACAGCGTCTTCACCGTGACGGTACACAGTGTTGGAGTACCGGATGGTCGCGGAAAGCCGAAGCCGATCACGCACGCGGGGGTACTTAAAAAATCCGTCGTGCAGATTGTCAACAGTGACGGGTTGTGTTTACCTCGTGCCCTCGTTGTAGCCAAGGCTCACGCCGAGAAAGGCCCGAACCGCAGTGGCGCTCTGCACGAGCATTACGAGATGGTGAGATTCGCTAGGTCCAGTTTCCAGCGTGCAGAAGCGCGTAATCTTGTTGCGAACGCCGGTGTCGAGATTCCGCCAACGGGATGCACAGTGCATGAAATCGCACAGTTCCGGAACTATCTGGCACGCGAGGGATTCCTCATCACAGTGTACGAGTTGGGGAGGCTAGGTACCGGCGAAGCGGGATTTAACGACGGTACTGCCGTGGTGAGAGCAAACGGAACAGGCGATGTCAGGCACCGATTGAATCTGCTGTATTATCCCGAAGAACAGCATTATTGCccaattgtaaatttaaccgCGGCGGCAGCAGGGGCCTTTTTCTGTCAACCCTGCAATAGGAAATTTAACAACGGGTACGAACACCGATGTTCCGTAAAGTGCCCACAGTGCCTCTCATCGCCACTGTGCAACAGCGAGTCTCGCGAAATCGAGTGTCCCGATTGCAGACGCGTGTTCCGCGGTAACGGTTGTCTGGAGTACCACCGCAGGATCGGCTCCTTCAGTCCGCGCCGCTCCGTTTGTGCAACGCTGCGTATATGCCGGAATTGCGAGCGATTCGTAAATCTTTCGCGGAGGGCACACATTTGTGAAACTCGTTTTTGCGTCACGTGCCGCTGCAACAGACCGTACAATCACTACTGCTTCATGACCCCGCTGAAAGACGCGACAAGACCGAAACGTtacatcttcattttttatgatttcgaaACGCAGCAATGCGAGACGGTAGACGGTGACGCGACGACAAACATACATGTGCCGAACTTGTGCGTAGCGCAAAAAGTGTGTACGCAATGTATCCACGATCCCGATATATCGAACGGCTGTTCCGCTTGCGGGCTCGTACGTGAGTTCGTTTTCAGGAGGGAACCGGTGAAGGAGTTGGTAGACTTTGCTACTCGGCCCGTTCAGGACTTTGCCCGCATCGTATGCATTGCGCACAATGCAAAAGGTTTTGACGCGCAATTCATACTGCGGCATATGGTTGAGCGGGATGGAAACCCACCGCAGGTCATCCTAAGCGGCAGTAAGATCATTATGCTCGAAACGGGTCACACCCGATTTCTGGATTCCTTAGCATATATGCCTATGGCGTTATCGGCGCTACCGAAGGCTTTTGGACTACCGACTACTTCCGTGAAAGGTATATTTCCCCACCTTTTCAATACCCCTGAAAACGTGGGTTACGTGGGACCGCTCCCCGCAGCGAAGTTTCACTCTCCGGATACCATGAGTAGCGATGCGCGAGCAAAGTTTTACTCATGGTACAACGAGGCTGTAGCGAACGACCATCTGTTTGACTTTGATGCGGAATTGTTGTCGTACTGTCGGTCGGACGTGGATATTCTGCGACGTGCGTGCGTAGCATTCAGGGACATATTTCTGGAGTGCGGCAGAGTGTGTCCCTTTACCGAGAGCACGACAATTGCCTCGGCTTGTTCGGTGCTGTTccgtaaaaatttcttacaacCGGTGCGAATAGGTATCCTGCCACCGGGCGGCTATCGTCTTGCCGATGCCCAGTCTCGTGAGGCTCTGGAGTGGTTGGTCGTGAAAGAGCGCGAGCTGGGTATTGACATCAGGCATGCCGGAAACGGACGTGAGTTTCGGATTCCGGAGACGGGTCGCAAGGTGGACGGATACCATGTCGCGGGCGACGGTACGCGACACGTCTACGAGTTTCACGGTTGTTTTTGGCACGGCTGTCGTAAATGTTTACGAATCAACCGCGATAGGCGTAGCGTCAACGGCGAGACGTTGGATAGGCGTTACGAGGAAACTCGTGCAAAGATCAGCCGTATGCGCGAATTGGGTTACCGCGTGACGGAACAGCGGGAATGCGAGTTTGATCGGAGCTTGACGGAGAACGAGGAGATGAGGGAGTACGTGGCAACACACCCGCTGATCGCTGGCACTGCCACGAGCGAAGCACTCAATCCGCGTGATGCGTTCTACGGCGGTCGAACGGGGAACGCTTCCCGATACTACGAGGTGAAAACAGATGCAACGGGCAACGCGTACGAGGAAATACGATACGTCGATGTTTGCTCGTTGTATCCGTTCATCTGTAAGAATGGAAGGTTCCCTGTTGGCCACCCGACGGTCTACGTTGGAGAGGAGTGTAAGCTCTTGACAGGGTCAAGCGGTTGCGACATCACGCGAGTTGAATGGCTCATCAAGTGCCGAGTTTTACCGCCTCGCAATCTTTATCACCCTGTTTTGCCGGTGCGCATGCATGACAAACTCATGTTTGCCTTGTGCCGCTCATGTTGTCAGAGTTTGAACCAGGACGAGTGTAGACATGATGACGAGGCTGCGCGAGAATTCGAGGGCACCTGGGTGTcgatcgaattaaaaaaagccGTGGAAATGGGATAG